The following are from one region of the Nicotiana tabacum cultivar K326 chromosome 3, ASM71507v2, whole genome shotgun sequence genome:
- the LOC107808750 gene encoding L-ascorbate oxidase homolog, translating into MGKVALFYLICGILVFGSVSVVKAEDAYRYFTWTATYGTASPLGVPQQIILINGQFPGPKLDLITNENVILNLINKLDEPLLLTWNGIKQRKNSWQDGVLGTNCPIPPNSNYTYKFQMKDQIGSYTYFPSTQLHRAVGGFGALNIYARSVIPVPYAKPAGDFSLLIGDWYKSSHKVLRQILDSGKSLPFPSGLLINGQKQSSFTGDQGKTYMFRISNVGLKNTFNFRIHGHKMRVVEVEGSHVIQSLYDSLDVHVGQSMSVLVTLDQPPKDYYIVASTRFTRTVLTATAVLHYSNSQTSVSGPMPSAPAGQMHWSMLQARTFRWNLTANAARPNPQGTFHYGKITISRSFVLANSAPLINGKLRYAVNRVSYVNPDTPLKLADHFNIPGVFSLNSIQTFPSDGSPYLATAVFPASHHDFIEIVFQNNEATMQSWHLDGYDFWVVGFGSGTWTQASRNKYNLVDAPTRHTTQVYPKSWTAILVSLDNQGMWNLRSAMWDRQYLGQQVYLRVYNPTQSLANEYYIPTNALLCGKAAGRHP; encoded by the exons ATGGGGAAAGTTGctcttttttatttgatttgtggAATCTTGGTTTTTGGGAGTGTTTCTGTGGTGAAAGCAGAGGATGCTTATAGATATTTTACATGGACTGCTACTTATGGAACTGCTTCTCCACTTGGTGTTCCTCAGCAG ATAATCCTGATCAATGGTCAATTCCCTGGTCCAAAACTTGATCTTATCACTAATGAGAATGTAATCCTCAACCTCATTAATAAGTTGGACGAGCCTCTTCTACTGACATG GAACGGAATCAAACAAAGGAAGAACTCATGGCAAGATGGAGTTTTGGGAACTAATTGTCCCATTCCTCCAAATTCAAATTACACTTACAAGTTTCAAATGAAAGATCAGATTGGAAGCTATACATACTTCCCTTCAACTCAATTGCACAGAGCTGTTGGTGGTTTCGGCGCACTTAACATATATGCAAGATCAGTAATCCCAGTTCCATATGCTAAACCTGCTGGAGATTTCAGTTTACTTATTGGTGATTGGTACAAAAGCAGCCATAAG GTATTGCGGCAAATATTGGACTCAGGGAAGTCTCTTCCTTTTCCTAGCGGCCTCCTCATAAATGGACAGAAGCAGTCCAGCTTCACTGGAGATCAAG GAAAAACATACATGTTCAGGATCTCTAATGTAggtttaaaaaatacttttaactTCAGAATTCACGGCCACAAGATGAGAGTCGTCGAGGTTGAAGGATCCCATGTGATTCAGAGCCTCTATGATTCTCTTGATGTCCATGTGGGTCAATCTATGTCTGTCCTTGTTACATTGGATCAACCTCCAAAGGACTACTACATTGTTGCTTCCACAAGGTTCACAAGGACTGTTCTTACTGCTACTGCAGTTCTCCACTACTCTAACTCTCAGACGTCCGTTTCTGGACCCATGCCATCTGCTCCAGCTGGCCAAATGCATTGGTCTATGTTGCAAGCCAGAACATTCAG GTGGAATCTGACAGCAAATGCAGCTAGACCAAATCCTCAGGGTACATTCCACTATGGAAAAATTACAATATCAAGGAGTTTTGTGCTGGCTAACTCTGCACCTCTTATCAATGGGAAGCTGAGATATGCAGTGAATAGGGTCTCTTATGTTAATCCTGATACTCCACTAAAACTTGCTGATCACTTCAACATCCCCGGTGTGTTCAGCTTGAACTCCATTCAAACTTTTCCCTCAGATGGTTCTCCTTACCTAGCCACAGCTGTGTTTCCAGCTTCTCACCATGACTTCATTGAAATCGTTTTCCAAAACAATGAAGCTACTATGCAATCTTGGCATCTTGATGGCTATGATTTCTGGGTTGTCGG TTTTGGATCTGGCACATGGACACAAGCAAGTAGAAATAAGTACAATCTTGTTGATGCTCCTACTAGGCATACTACACAG GTCTATCCAAAATCTTGGACTGCTATATTGGTATCATTGGACAACCAAGGAATGTGGAATTTGAGGTCAGCTATGTGGGATAGGCAATATCTTGGACAACAGGTGTACCTCAGGGTCTACAACCCAACCCAAAGTCTAGCTAATGAATATTACATACCTACTAATGCTCTTCTCTGTGGCAAAGCTGCTGGTCGACATCCTTAA